A genome region from Hevea brasiliensis isolate MT/VB/25A 57/8 chromosome 7, ASM3005281v1, whole genome shotgun sequence includes the following:
- the LOC110633948 gene encoding signaling peptide TAXIMIN 2-like has product MADGVLGLGPILVILLKLHERRKIRKSLQEIGDCRPYGFLLGLPFALVALLLSLIGAVAWIIGTILSCLCPCCVCCAGLANLAIDIIKLPFKILKWFADIPC; this is encoded by the exons ATGGCTGATGGAGTTTTAGGTTTGGGTCCTATACTCGTTATTCTTTTAAAGCTCCATGAG AGAAGAAAGATTAGAAAAAGTTTGCAAGAAATAGGAGATTGCAGGCCTTATGGGTTCTTGCTGGGCTTGCCATTTGCTTTGGTTGCTCTGCTTTTGTCTCTTATTGGTGCTGTCGCCTGGATCATTGG GACTATACTGAGTTGCTTGTGCCCATGTTGTGTATGTTGTGCTGGTCTGGCCAATTTGGCAATAGATATTATAAAGCTTCCCTTCAAAATACTTAAATGGTTCGCTGATATTCCTTGTTAA